A single Lactuca sativa cultivar Salinas chromosome 8, Lsat_Salinas_v11, whole genome shotgun sequence DNA region contains:
- the LOC111896187 gene encoding TOM1-like protein 6 yields the protein MMLPATAFSSSSSSSANSAVVRVDKATSEFLNGPDWTINIDICDTINANPWLVKDVVKALKKRLQHKNPHVQLLSLTLLETMVKNCGDNVHYQIAERNILPEMIKIVKKKTDMRVREKILVLLDSWQEAFGGRGGKYPQYYFAYDELRQAGVQFPHRSPDAAPIFTPPVTHHPSVGPTQPNYGMPSNSSTRLDEAMASEIENLSMSVIESMRNVSELLSEMLQEVDPNDRAAIKDEVIVDVVDRCRSNQKKLMQMLASTSDEELLGQGIELNDNLQTVLAKHDAIASGSPIPAQLTNSIASPSNTNNTLEPQIKSTEEKENLKSTVPVAAPPPVPPPSGNDGDDEEDEDDFALLARRHSKAQVGPTSDPSLSMALTITDPPPPLNTTKADDMIDFLSLTLSSPNPPSPPPVTTSHDQSPPVSTTAQQQQQHYPHQPQPSMSSYVVPWAQSEPQPQHQPPPQPPPVQPQYQQQNLSPGGYIPPPWAATPGYYTNPYQPSPVTYTYPTPSYNNINNTSSQQVNLYSNRAAAGGVSGDSQVAAGGGSGGSQRPFIPSYRLFEDLNVLGNPNTTSGSSSGESMLGARK from the exons ATGATGCTTCCCGCCACAGCTTTTTcatcgtcttcatcttcatctgctAATTCAGCTGTTGTTCGAGTGGATAAGGCCACCAGCGAATTCTTAAACGGTCCTGATTGGACTATCAACATCGATATTTGCGACACCATCAACGCGAATCCTTG GCTTGTAAAAGATGTTGTCAAAGCTTTGAAGAAAAGGTTACAACACAAGAACCCTCATGTTCAACTACTTTCCTTGACG CTTTTAGAGACCATGGTAAAGAATTGTGGTGACAATGTTCATTATCAAATAGCCGAGCGAAACATACTCCCGGAGATGatcaaaattgtcaagaaaaag ACGGACATGCGTGTAAGGGAGAAAATTTTGGTACTTTTAGATTCATGGCAAGAAGCATTTGGTGGACGCGGGGGAAAATATCCTCAATATTACTTTGCTTATGATGAATTACGg CAAGCAGGAGTACAGTTCCCTCACCGGTCACCTGATGCAGCTCCAATATTTACACCTCCTGTCACCCATCATCCATCTGTGGGACCCACTCAACCAAATTATGGAATGCCAAGTAATTCTTCAACAAGGCTTGATGAAGCCATGGCTTCTGAGATTGAAAACTTAAG tatgTCGGTGATCGAGTCAATGAGGAATGTTTCGGAACTTTTATCCGAGATGTTGCAAGAAGTTGATCCAAATGATCGTGCA GCAATAAAAGATGAGGTCATCGTTGATGTTGTTGACCGATGTCGATCAAATCAAAAGAAATTAATGCAAATGTTAGCTTCCACAAG tgatGAGGAGCTTCTTGGTCAAGGTATCGAATTAAATGACAATCTACAAACCGTTCTTGCAAAACATGATGCTATTGCATCCGGTTCTCCAATTCCTGCTCAACTCACAAATTCTATCGCCTCACCAAGTAATACCAATAATACCCTTGAGCCCCAAATCAAATCAACTGAAGAAAAAGAAAACTTGAAATCAACCGTGCCCGTGGCGGCACCTCCACCGGTGCCGCCACCATCAGGAAATGATGGTGATGACGAGGAAGATGAAGATGACTTTGCTTTGTTAGCTAGAAG GCATTCAAAAGCACAAGTGGGACCCACATCAGATCCTTCATTGAGTATGGCTTTAACCATAACCGATCCACCACCTCCATTAAACACAACAAAAGCCGATGACATGATCGACTTTTTAAGCCTCACGTTATCATCTCCAAATCCACCCTCACCACCACCCGTCACAACCTCACACGACCAATCACCGCCAGTTTCCACCACCgcccagcagcagcagcagcactACCCCCACCAACCGCAGCCATCCATGAGCAGTTACGTTGTGCCATGGGCTCAATCCGAACCTCAACCTCAACACCAACCTCCACCACAGCCACCACCGGTTCAGCCACAATATCAACAGCAAAACCTTTCCCCTGGCGGCTATATCCCGCCACCATGGGCGGCAACACCTGGCTATTACACAAACCCGTATCAGCCTTCTCCGGTGACCTACACATATCCTACTCCCTCATATAATAACATCAACAACACGTCTTCACAGCAAGTAAACTTGTATTCTAACAGGGCGGCAGCAGGCGGTGTAAGTGGAGATAGTCAGGTGGCggctggtggtggtagtggtggaagTCAAAGACCGTTTATTCCTTCGTATAGATTATTTGAAGATCTTAATGTACTTGGCAATCCAAACACAACATCTGGGAGTTCTTCGGGTGAAAGTATGTTGGGTGCGAGGAAGTGA